A region from the Thermanaeromonas toyohensis ToBE genome encodes:
- a CDS encoding Rpn family recombination-promoting nuclease/putative transposase — MQASYEEFGEYILDFRYLLFDVNRYSEEELLKAANLIASVFLLDQRISSQELVKRLRKLARVAKRLTLMSFVT; from the coding sequence ATGCAGGCCAGTTACGAAGAATTTGGTGAGTACATTCTCGACTTCCGCTATCTTCTTTTCGATGTAAACCGTTACAGCGAAGAAGAGCTTCTTAAAGCGGCAAATTTGATAGCCAGTGTATTTCTGCTAGACCAAAGAATTAGCTCCCAAGAGCTGGTGAAGCGCCTTCGGAAGCTAGCCAGGGTAGCAAAAAGGCTTACCCTGATGAGTTTCGTTACCTAA
- a CDS encoding DUF4351 domain-containing protein, translating into MPIDHDAIFKELITNFFKEFMELFFPEAHALIDYSELTFLSQEIITDITAGEKHYVDILASVKIKGEEGYVLIHIEPQAYKEADFARRMFIYFSRLYEKHKKKVLPIAVFSYDSKVEEPDKHEVAFPFFKVLEFNFYKVQLKKLPWRKYINSDNPVAAALLSKMDYSPKERRQLKIEFLRMITRMQLDPAKLGLITAIFETYLGLSPEEEREVEEMLHRELSAEEVKKVMELRTSWHIKGWQEGLQQGLEEGRREILLKQLKKRLGCLSSEVEEKINALSLKELDELAEKIFEVTSESDLRKFLGIEH; encoded by the coding sequence ATGCCCATAGACCACGACGCCATATTTAAGGAGCTCATCACTAACTTCTTCAAAGAATTCATGGAGCTCTTCTTCCCCGAAGCCCACGCCTTAATCGATTATTCCGAGTTAACCTTCTTATCCCAAGAGATCATCACCGACATCACCGCCGGAGAAAAACACTACGTAGATATACTGGCCAGTGTTAAAATAAAAGGAGAAGAGGGCTATGTCCTTATTCACATAGAACCTCAGGCTTATAAAGAAGCAGACTTTGCCCGGCGCATGTTCATATACTTTAGCCGGCTTTACGAGAAGCATAAGAAGAAGGTATTACCCATAGCTGTATTCTCCTACGACAGCAAAGTAGAAGAGCCAGACAAGCACGAAGTAGCTTTCCCCTTCTTTAAGGTGCTAGAGTTTAACTTTTACAAGGTGCAGCTAAAGAAACTACCTTGGAGGAAGTACATAAATAGCGACAATCCGGTTGCGGCAGCGCTTCTCAGTAAAATGGACTACAGCCCTAAGGAGAGACGGCAGCTAAAGATAGAATTTTTGAGAATGATAACGCGGATGCAGCTGGATCCGGCTAAGCTAGGGCTTATAACAGCGATATTTGAGACCTATTTAGGTTTAAGCCCGGAAGAGGAGAGGGAAGTAGAGGAGATGCTACATAGGGAATTAAGCGCGGAGGAGGTAAAGAAGGTAATGGAACTTAGGACTTCGTGGCATATAAAGGGATGGCAAGAAGGGTTACAGCAAGGTCTGGAGGAAGGCCGAAGGGAAATTCTGTTAAAGCAGTTAAAGAAGCGTTTAGGTTGTCTTTCTTCTGAGGTAGAGGAGAAGATAAATGCTCTTTCCTTGAAGGAGCTTGATGAGCTGGCGGAAAAGATATTTGAGGTGACCAGTGAAAGTGATCTAAGGAAATTCCTGGGTATAGAGCATTGA
- a CDS encoding aminopeptidase produces the protein MRDLKAVAQRLLLSCMGLEKGERLLVVTDTSTVTIGEALFQAGEELGALPVLIKISPTGRHGAEPPLPVAAAMEKSDVVICPTKYSLTHTQARLKACEAGARVATMPGITEEMFFEGAVAADYEEVARRTTELARLLSEAKTAVLVKDGLELKLSLEGRRGIASTGLYRRPGEAGNLPSGEAYIAPVEGSAEGETIIDGSIAGIGRLSGPIRVVIKEGVLVEAQGPEGQQLLELLGDSPEARNLAELGIGTNDRAKVSGIILEDEKVYGTVHLAFGDNATFGGRVRAGVHIDGVILTPDLYLDGKLVVSRGKIIL, from the coding sequence TTGAGGGATTTAAAAGCGGTAGCCCAGAGACTTTTGCTGAGCTGTATGGGTTTAGAGAAAGGCGAAAGATTACTGGTAGTAACTGATACCTCGACTGTTACCATTGGCGAAGCCCTTTTCCAAGCCGGAGAAGAGTTAGGCGCTTTACCGGTGCTAATTAAGATCTCTCCCACCGGACGGCACGGGGCGGAGCCTCCCCTACCCGTGGCGGCAGCCATGGAAAAGTCTGACGTAGTCATTTGCCCCACCAAGTATTCTTTAACGCACACCCAGGCAAGACTTAAGGCCTGTGAAGCCGGCGCGCGGGTGGCTACCATGCCGGGCATCACCGAAGAGATGTTTTTTGAAGGGGCTGTGGCGGCCGACTACGAAGAGGTAGCCCGGAGGACCACTGAACTAGCCAGACTTCTTTCCGAAGCCAAGACAGCTGTTCTAGTCAAGGACGGCTTGGAATTGAAGCTTTCCCTTGAAGGGCGGCGGGGAATAGCTAGCACCGGCCTTTATCGACGCCCCGGAGAAGCGGGGAATCTGCCTTCAGGTGAGGCTTACATTGCGCCCGTAGAGGGGAGCGCGGAAGGTGAAACGATTATTGACGGCTCTATAGCGGGTATTGGGCGGTTGAGCGGCCCTATAAGAGTAGTAATCAAAGAAGGAGTTCTAGTAGAAGCTCAAGGTCCTGAAGGCCAGCAACTGCTAGAGCTTCTAGGAGATTCTCCGGAAGCCAGAAATCTTGCGGAACTGGGGATAGGTACCAACGACCGGGCAAAGGTTTCGGGTATCATCCTGGAAGATGAGAAAGTATACGGGACGGTACATCTCGCCTTTGGAGACAACGCCACTTTTGGAGGTAGAGTGCGGGCGGGTGTGCACATTGACGGAGTTATCCTAACCCCTGATCTGTACCTGGACGGGAAACTAGTGGTGTCGCGGGGAAAGATAATACTGTAA
- a CDS encoding AroM family protein, whose translation MVRKVGAITIGQSPRVDVVPEMKEILGENIEIIEGGALDGLTQEEIAALAPGPEDYVLVTRLRDGSSVRIAERYIVPRMQTQIDKLVAEGAEIIVLLCTGEFPNFSSSKLILKPQVILHHFTSGIATGRRLGVIVPDKDQVEQARARWAGVGEVLRVEAASPYGPREEIWRAASSLKEWQAEVIVLDCIGFNLQMKREVNQHTGVPVILPRTVLARTLQELLS comes from the coding sequence GTGGTACGTAAGGTAGGCGCTATTACCATCGGTCAGTCACCGCGCGTGGATGTGGTGCCAGAAATGAAGGAAATTCTTGGAGAAAATATAGAGATAATCGAAGGCGGAGCCTTGGATGGGTTGACCCAGGAAGAAATCGCGGCGCTAGCGCCAGGCCCTGAAGACTATGTGTTAGTTACCAGGTTGAGGGACGGAAGTTCAGTAAGGATTGCCGAGCGGTATATTGTACCGAGAATGCAAACCCAAATCGATAAGCTCGTTGCTGAAGGAGCAGAAATAATAGTATTGCTGTGCACCGGTGAGTTTCCTAACTTTTCTTCTTCTAAGTTAATCTTAAAGCCCCAGGTTATCTTACATCACTTCACTTCAGGTATAGCTACAGGAAGGCGACTAGGGGTTATAGTTCCGGATAAAGATCAGGTAGAGCAAGCAAGGGCGCGCTGGGCTGGAGTAGGAGAGGTACTTAGGGTGGAAGCTGCCTCGCCCTATGGGCCAAGGGAAGAAATATGGCGCGCAGCCTCTTCCCTTAAGGAATGGCAGGCAGAGGTAATAGTGCTTGACTGTATCGGATTTAACTTGCAAATGAAGAGGGAAGTGAATCAGCATACTGGTGTACCGGTGATATTGCCGCGGACAGTTCTGGCTCGTACTCTCCAGGAATTGCTATCCTAA
- a CDS encoding DUF1177 domain-containing protein yields the protein MALKQVLEVYELLDSAYVNGYEVADLLKRAGLEEVTVTRIKGSKGTTDFIKAVVKGRNGKSQGGSAPTLGIIGRLGGLGARPERIGFVSDGDGALAAVAAALKLANMQHKGDVLEGDVIIATHICPDAPTQPHDPVPFMDSPVDIAEMNRNEVDPAMDAILSVDTTKGNRVINHRGFAISPTVKEGYILRVSEDLLDLMQIVTGKLPVVFPITTQDITPYGNGIYHLNSILQPSTATAAPVVGVAITAEVPVPGCATGASHLIDIEAAVRFCLEVAKAFGQGKCRFYDEEEFERLKELYGPMNHLQTLGRKKEYAGAGNSDRS from the coding sequence ATGGCTCTTAAGCAGGTTCTAGAAGTTTACGAACTCCTGGACAGCGCTTACGTCAATGGCTATGAAGTGGCAGATCTGCTCAAAAGGGCCGGCCTAGAAGAGGTAACCGTGACACGCATTAAGGGGTCTAAAGGCACCACCGATTTTATTAAGGCGGTGGTAAAGGGAAGGAACGGCAAGTCCCAAGGCGGCAGTGCACCTACTTTAGGGATAATAGGGCGACTGGGGGGGTTAGGGGCAAGACCGGAGAGGATAGGTTTTGTGTCCGACGGAGATGGTGCCTTGGCGGCAGTTGCAGCCGCGTTGAAATTGGCTAACATGCAGCACAAAGGGGACGTACTGGAGGGTGACGTAATTATTGCTACTCACATATGTCCCGATGCACCTACTCAGCCCCATGACCCGGTACCCTTCATGGATTCGCCAGTGGATATTGCTGAGATGAACCGGAACGAAGTAGACCCGGCTATGGATGCTATTCTTTCTGTCGATACTACTAAAGGGAACAGGGTGATCAACCACCGCGGTTTTGCTATCTCCCCTACCGTTAAAGAAGGGTATATCTTACGTGTGAGCGAAGATCTGCTCGATTTAATGCAAATTGTTACCGGCAAGTTGCCTGTTGTTTTTCCCATTACTACCCAGGATATTACACCTTATGGCAACGGCATTTACCACTTGAATAGCATCTTACAGCCCTCCACAGCTACAGCGGCCCCGGTGGTGGGTGTGGCCATTACGGCCGAAGTACCGGTACCGGGATGTGCTACCGGAGCAAGCCACCTTATAGACATTGAAGCTGCAGTTCGCTTCTGCCTGGAGGTGGCCAAAGCCTTCGGGCAAGGCAAGTGTCGCTTCTACGATGAGGAAGAGTTTGAGCGGTTGAAAGAGCTTTATGGGCCTATGAATCACTTGCAGACTTTGGGGAGAAAAAAAGAATATGCGGGCGCAGGTAACAGTGACCGTAGCTGA
- a CDS encoding DUF917 domain-containing protein: protein MASRMVLDHEALEAAVLGGAVLGGGGGGSMEWGRKLGRLALELGTPELIELEDLPEEATLLTVSAVGAPAAQTAYVRPVHYIRAVELFMKFTGEQIRGLISNECGGLASINGWIQAAALGIPLVDAPCNGRAHPTGLMGSMGLHRVAGYISKQVAVGGNPQTESYVEVFVSGSLDVSASIVRQASVQAGGLVAVARNPVTVRYARENAAKGALSQCITVGRAMLAAQGKGAGQVIEAAAEVLRGKVVFMGRVASVSLETAGGFDVGKVIVQRNNKLAELTFWNEYITLEVDDQRIGTFPDLLATLDVNTGLPVSSAEVREGQEVAILHVSRNELILGSGMKYPELFLALEKATGKEVIKYVFPDHILSEGEVQGYGS, encoded by the coding sequence ATGGCTTCAAGGATGGTGCTTGATCACGAGGCTTTGGAAGCAGCTGTATTGGGCGGAGCTGTCCTGGGCGGCGGCGGGGGAGGATCCATGGAATGGGGGCGTAAGCTTGGCCGTCTAGCCTTGGAACTTGGCACCCCCGAACTAATAGAACTGGAAGATCTTCCCGAGGAAGCTACTCTTCTTACAGTTTCAGCTGTAGGAGCGCCTGCTGCCCAGACGGCTTACGTCCGGCCAGTACACTATATTCGTGCCGTTGAGCTATTTATGAAATTTACGGGGGAGCAGATCAGGGGCTTAATCAGCAACGAATGCGGTGGTCTGGCAAGTATCAACGGGTGGATACAAGCGGCAGCTCTAGGTATTCCTCTAGTGGATGCCCCCTGCAATGGTAGAGCCCATCCTACCGGACTTATGGGTTCCATGGGTCTTCATCGGGTGGCCGGATACATTTCCAAGCAGGTGGCTGTCGGCGGAAATCCCCAAACAGAAAGCTATGTTGAAGTATTTGTGAGCGGTTCACTGGATGTATCCGCCAGTATAGTGAGGCAGGCTTCAGTTCAGGCCGGCGGGCTGGTAGCTGTAGCTAGAAACCCGGTCACTGTGAGGTACGCTAGGGAAAACGCTGCTAAAGGTGCCCTAAGCCAGTGTATCACCGTGGGCAGGGCTATGCTGGCAGCCCAGGGGAAAGGCGCTGGGCAGGTAATTGAAGCTGCTGCCGAAGTCTTGCGGGGGAAAGTAGTGTTTATGGGTAGGGTAGCTTCTGTCAGCCTCGAAACTGCTGGGGGATTCGACGTAGGAAAGGTAATAGTCCAGAGGAATAATAAGCTGGCGGAGCTCACCTTCTGGAACGAGTATATTACCTTGGAAGTTGATGACCAGAGAATAGGAACTTTTCCAGACCTGTTGGCTACACTAGATGTTAACACTGGCCTACCTGTATCTTCGGCAGAGGTAAGGGAGGGGCAGGAGGTAGCTATTTTGCATGTTTCCCGTAATGAGCTTATTCTGGGAAGCGGAATGAAGTATCCTGAGCTTTTCTTGGCCTTGGAAAAAGCTACAGGTAAAGAAGTAATCAAATATGTCTTTCCAGACCATATACTTTCGGAGGGAGAGGTGCAGGGCTATGGCTCTTAA
- a CDS encoding OPT/YSL family transporter — MDKNFLEEAHPKAFEPAVLIVNIILSIIGAIIGLQILTTLGVTPNTSIIGVLVAIALSRIPGQWFAKYRSIHRQNLVQSNISSATFGAANSLLLPIGIPYLLGRPDLVIPMLIGATMGMLIDLAMLYWFFDSRVFPGKAAWPPGVAAAEAIYAGDEGGKRAKFLVLGTIIGIIGSYFKVSMSALGVAFIGNVWALAMFGVGLLLRGYSKVLFGLDINKLYIPHGMMIGAGLVAGIQIIAILLKGRKGASESADALSSSDYTRDEKEVTRGLLRGFGLYIAAALILAMVGGLYAEMPAWQLLFWAVFGAVSCILAEFIVGLSAMHAGWFPAFATALIFLVLGIAFGFPAPALALLVGFVASGGPAFADAGYDLKAGWILRGGGRNRQFELEGRWQQILAGLVGLAVAWIMVTFFHDVYFRQDLFPPVDRVYVATIKAGVDATIVKNLVLWAIPGALIQALGGSERQLGIMLATGLLILNPLAGYAVLAGIIIRILVLKLVGKDAETPMTILAAGFIAGDALYGFFNSVLKAKWK, encoded by the coding sequence ATGGATAAAAATTTTCTAGAAGAAGCACATCCCAAAGCCTTCGAACCTGCGGTCCTTATTGTTAATATTATTCTTTCTATCATTGGAGCTATCATTGGGCTGCAGATACTTACAACCCTTGGGGTAACTCCCAACACCTCCATTATCGGTGTACTGGTGGCTATTGCTCTTTCTCGCATTCCCGGGCAGTGGTTTGCTAAATATCGTTCCATTCACCGCCAGAACCTCGTCCAGTCGAATATTTCTAGCGCTACCTTTGGGGCGGCAAATTCTTTGCTTCTCCCTATCGGTATTCCCTACCTTTTAGGTCGGCCGGACTTAGTTATTCCTATGCTTATCGGCGCGACTATGGGTATGCTTATTGACCTGGCTATGCTTTACTGGTTCTTCGATTCCCGCGTTTTTCCAGGAAAAGCAGCCTGGCCACCGGGGGTGGCTGCAGCCGAAGCCATCTATGCTGGCGATGAAGGTGGTAAAAGGGCCAAATTTCTGGTATTGGGTACTATCATCGGTATTATTGGGTCATATTTTAAGGTTTCCATGTCTGCCCTTGGCGTAGCTTTTATCGGCAATGTTTGGGCCCTGGCCATGTTTGGAGTAGGCCTACTACTTAGGGGTTATTCTAAGGTTCTTTTTGGTCTGGATATTAATAAGCTTTACATTCCGCATGGAATGATGATCGGTGCCGGCTTGGTGGCTGGTATTCAGATAATCGCTATACTCCTTAAAGGGAGAAAGGGTGCCTCGGAATCTGCTGACGCTCTTTCCTCTAGCGATTACACAAGAGACGAAAAGGAAGTTACTAGGGGCTTACTTCGCGGTTTTGGCCTTTATATAGCTGCGGCCCTTATTTTAGCCATGGTGGGTGGCCTATATGCGGAAATGCCGGCCTGGCAACTTCTGTTTTGGGCAGTTTTTGGTGCAGTTTCCTGTATCTTGGCCGAATTTATTGTTGGACTTTCGGCTATGCATGCTGGGTGGTTTCCTGCTTTTGCCACAGCCCTTATCTTCCTTGTCTTAGGCATTGCTTTCGGGTTCCCGGCGCCTGCCCTGGCCCTTCTGGTAGGATTTGTCGCCTCTGGTGGCCCGGCTTTTGCTGACGCAGGTTACGACCTAAAGGCAGGCTGGATCTTAAGGGGCGGGGGACGCAACCGTCAATTTGAGCTGGAAGGGCGCTGGCAACAAATTCTGGCCGGTCTCGTGGGGCTAGCCGTAGCCTGGATAATGGTTACTTTCTTCCACGATGTTTATTTCCGCCAGGATCTGTTCCCGCCTGTGGACCGGGTTTATGTGGCCACCATTAAGGCAGGGGTTGATGCTACTATCGTAAAAAACCTAGTATTATGGGCCATCCCCGGAGCTTTGATACAAGCCTTGGGGGGTTCCGAAAGGCAGTTGGGTATAATGCTAGCCACAGGTCTTCTAATTCTTAATCCCCTAGCAGGTTACGCTGTCCTGGCTGGCATCATCATTCGCATTTTGGTCCTTAAGCTAGTAGGCAAGGATGCGGAAACTCCTATGACCATTCTAGCTGCCGGTTTTATTGCTGGGGACGCTCTTTATGGCTTCTTTAACTCCGTACTCAAGGCCAAATGGAAGTAG
- a CDS encoding aspartate/glutamate racemase family protein, whose protein sequence is MLAVIRVLTINDENILHAHGRIITEKFGLPTRSYCIPDQPKGIYNEETEKIAVPKIVRLARQAESEGAKAIFISCAADPALKEVRAECRVPVIGAGSAAAAVALALGNNIGVLNLTETTPLALTSILGQRLVAEAKPEGIENTTDLMNPAGKEKAMKAAERLVQGGADVIVLACTGYSTIGLAREIRRHLAVKVVDAVEAGGLMAWYALQK, encoded by the coding sequence GTGCTGGCGGTCATTCGTGTGCTCACTATAAACGATGAAAATATTCTTCATGCCCACGGGCGTATAATCACCGAGAAATTCGGGCTTCCCACGAGGAGTTACTGCATTCCCGACCAGCCCAAGGGTATTTATAACGAGGAAACCGAGAAAATAGCGGTACCCAAGATAGTGCGCCTAGCCCGCCAAGCAGAGAGCGAAGGGGCTAAGGCAATATTTATAAGTTGCGCTGCCGATCCTGCTTTGAAGGAGGTGAGGGCGGAGTGTAGAGTTCCTGTTATTGGTGCGGGTTCGGCGGCAGCCGCCGTGGCCTTGGCCCTCGGGAACAACATCGGTGTACTGAACCTTACCGAGACTACTCCCCTCGCTTTAACCTCGATTCTTGGCCAGCGTTTAGTTGCTGAAGCTAAACCTGAGGGCATAGAAAATACTACCGATCTTATGAACCCTGCCGGTAAAGAGAAAGCTATGAAGGCAGCCGAAAGGCTAGTACAAGGAGGAGCAGATGTCATTGTCCTGGCCTGCACGGGGTATTCTACCATTGGGCTGGCTAGGGAAATAAGAAGACATTTGGCTGTAAAAGTTGTCGATGCTGTTGAGGCTGGGGGACTTATGGCGTGGTATGCTTTGCAAAAATAA
- a CDS encoding PucR family transcriptional regulator produces the protein MGITVREALKLGGLQRATLVAGKAGLDRVIKYVDILEVPDPRGWLRPNELLVTTCYAIQNDLQAQLNLLQELARVEGAALAIKFGRFIGTIPEEMCRLADRLQLPLISVPNDVPFIDITHPVMAAIIFEQSKHLEYSEKVHRKLTQVALEASNLQAVAQALAALIEREVVICNEELKPLAEAGKGPSSEPFQLSPEAARQVSLSPKGIEVAVWHKGTRQRYFATPVEVRGRRYGYILVDMQTPLSELNYIALEHAVTVTALQMVKEEAVAEAQRSLRRDFLEDLIAGAFRHRELAISRAEALGICLEEPKVIMAIDIDNFADYLFKSRSPVEYEISAERLKRNFHRIVNSCLMAFDRRALTVQRSDSVVAILPVTGKEPYKRDNWVKFRRELQEVALSIQGKIAQELKGVTVSIGISSIAAEPMEIGVRYQEARNAIRLARRLKGKGTIAFWEDVEIYSVLGQSGEALERFCQSVLGPLDRPEVKNREMLLETLRVYLECQGNVLATAEKLYIHRNTLRYRLKRIEEILGRDLKSPDERLSLWLALKARVLVRAGQ, from the coding sequence ATGGGAATAACAGTTAGAGAAGCTTTAAAATTGGGAGGATTGCAAAGGGCTACTTTGGTAGCTGGTAAGGCAGGCCTAGACCGTGTAATCAAATACGTGGATATCCTTGAGGTGCCTGACCCCCGGGGGTGGCTCAGGCCCAACGAGCTCCTTGTTACCACGTGTTATGCGATCCAAAATGATCTACAAGCCCAGTTAAATCTCCTGCAAGAACTGGCGCGGGTAGAGGGGGCGGCCTTAGCTATCAAGTTTGGGCGGTTTATAGGCACTATTCCAGAGGAAATGTGCCGGCTGGCCGACCGGCTACAGCTTCCCCTTATAAGCGTGCCTAATGACGTACCATTTATTGACATTACTCATCCGGTAATGGCGGCCATAATCTTTGAGCAATCGAAGCACCTTGAGTACTCCGAAAAGGTTCACCGTAAACTTACGCAGGTGGCTTTGGAAGCAAGCAACCTTCAGGCCGTAGCTCAGGCTCTAGCAGCACTAATAGAACGAGAAGTAGTTATCTGTAATGAGGAATTGAAGCCTCTGGCTGAGGCTGGTAAAGGACCCTCCTCAGAGCCATTCCAGTTGTCACCTGAAGCAGCCAGGCAGGTTAGCTTGTCTCCTAAAGGTATAGAAGTTGCTGTTTGGCACAAGGGAACCCGGCAACGGTACTTTGCTACTCCCGTGGAGGTCAGGGGGCGGCGCTATGGATATATACTGGTAGATATGCAGACTCCCTTAAGCGAATTAAACTATATTGCTCTGGAGCACGCAGTAACAGTAACTGCTCTCCAAATGGTAAAGGAAGAGGCTGTTGCGGAAGCGCAGAGGAGTCTCCGCCGGGACTTTTTGGAAGACCTAATAGCGGGGGCATTCCGTCATCGCGAATTGGCCATAAGCCGGGCTGAGGCTCTAGGCATTTGCCTGGAAGAACCTAAAGTTATCATGGCCATAGATATTGATAATTTTGCTGACTATCTATTTAAATCTAGATCCCCAGTTGAATATGAAATAAGCGCTGAAAGGCTAAAACGAAATTTTCATCGGATAGTGAATTCTTGTCTTATGGCCTTCGACCGGCGAGCCTTGACGGTACAGCGTAGCGATAGCGTTGTAGCCATTTTGCCGGTTACTGGAAAGGAACCCTATAAAAGAGATAATTGGGTAAAGTTCCGTAGAGAGCTACAAGAGGTGGCTTTAAGTATCCAAGGAAAGATTGCCCAGGAACTAAAAGGTGTAACTGTCTCTATTGGTATAAGTTCCATAGCTGCGGAGCCCATGGAAATCGGGGTCAGGTATCAGGAGGCAAGAAATGCTATTCGCCTTGCACGGCGCCTCAAGGGTAAAGGTACGATTGCTTTTTGGGAGGATGTAGAAATTTATTCCGTTTTAGGGCAGTCAGGTGAAGCCCTGGAAAGGTTTTGCCAGTCGGTCCTTGGGCCGCTGGACCGCCCAGAGGTTAAAAATCGCGAGATGCTTCTAGAAACTCTACGGGTCTACCTCGAGTGCCAGGGGAATGTGCTGGCTACAGCAGAGAAGCTTTATATTCATCGCAACACCTTACGTTATCGTTTAAAACGTATTGAGGAAATTCTCGGGCGCGATCTCAAGTCGCCGGATGAAAGACTTTCTCTTTGGCTGGCTTTAAAGGCCCGGGTTTTGGTAAGAGCTGGTCAATGA
- a CDS encoding PFL family protein, producing the protein MGVKSMLSDVREAFKIPQEVNPTIRTITMGISLWDCIDSDPQLARKKIYDKITRYASRLVDEVERVGQEYGLPIAQKRISVTPIAFVAQSSREENYVKYAHTLDRAATAVGVDFIGGFSALVHKGFTHGDEILLHSIPEALATTEKVCASVNVASTKTGINMDAVYLMGKIIKETATLTAEQEGLGCTKLVVFSNVPEDNPFMAGALHGVGEPECTINVGVAGAGVIRRAVSQAGEADFGELVEILKKTAFQITRLAEVVGRVVAERLGVPFGIVDLSLASSPSPGDSVAEILEAMGLERCGTHGTTAALALLNDAIKKGGLMASTYAGGLSGTFISVSEDAGMARAASEGAVSLDKLEAMTSVCSVGLDMIAVPGDTSAETLAAIIADEVAIGVINNKTTAVRIIPVPGKQVGDYVNFGGLLGGCPILPVHPFSSDKFVRRKGRIPPPVQGLTN; encoded by the coding sequence ATGGGGGTGAAGTCTATGCTCAGCGACGTTCGGGAGGCTTTCAAAATACCCCAGGAAGTCAATCCTACTATTCGTACTATCACTATGGGAATAAGCCTATGGGACTGCATCGACTCCGACCCCCAGCTGGCCCGAAAGAAGATTTATGATAAGATTACGCGCTATGCCAGTAGGTTAGTGGATGAGGTGGAGAGAGTTGGACAAGAATATGGCCTTCCCATTGCCCAAAAACGCATTTCGGTTACTCCTATTGCCTTTGTTGCCCAATCTTCCCGTGAGGAAAATTATGTAAAATATGCGCACACCCTGGATAGAGCGGCGACAGCGGTAGGAGTTGATTTTATAGGGGGGTTTTCCGCTTTAGTACACAAAGGCTTTACCCATGGAGACGAGATCCTGCTCCATTCTATCCCTGAGGCTTTGGCTACCACAGAAAAGGTTTGCGCCTCAGTAAATGTAGCTTCCACTAAAACCGGGATTAACATGGATGCTGTATACTTAATGGGTAAAATAATTAAAGAAACCGCTACCCTTACGGCGGAACAGGAGGGTTTAGGCTGCACTAAGTTAGTAGTTTTCAGCAATGTGCCCGAGGATAATCCCTTCATGGCTGGGGCGCTCCATGGGGTAGGGGAACCGGAATGTACGATTAATGTAGGAGTAGCGGGAGCAGGAGTAATTAGGAGGGCAGTGTCCCAGGCAGGCGAAGCGGATTTCGGGGAATTAGTAGAAATACTTAAGAAAACAGCCTTTCAAATCACGCGGCTGGCGGAAGTAGTAGGTCGAGTGGTGGCTGAACGTTTAGGGGTGCCTTTTGGAATCGTTGACTTATCCCTAGCATCCAGTCCTTCACCAGGAGACAGTGTTGCGGAGATCTTGGAAGCCATGGGCTTGGAACGGTGTGGCACTCACGGGACTACAGCCGCCTTGGCCTTGTTAAACGATGCAATTAAAAAGGGAGGACTTATGGCTTCTACGTATGCAGGTGGGTTGTCCGGAACGTTTATTTCTGTCAGTGAAGACGCTGGTATGGCTAGGGCGGCAAGTGAGGGTGCTGTTTCCCTGGATAAGCTAGAAGCTATGACCAGCGTCTGCTCGGTAGGCTTAGATATGATCGCAGTTCCAGGCGACACCAGTGCGGAGACCCTGGCTGCTATTATAGCAGATGAGGTAGCCATCGGTGTCATCAACAATAAGACTACCGCTGTGAGGATTATACCTGTACCGGGGAAACAAGTGGGAGATTATGTAAATTTCGGAGGACTTTTAGGTGGTTGTCCTATACTCCCGGTACACCCGTTTTCCTCTGACAAGTTTGTCCGGCGAAAAGGTCGGATCCCGCCTCCTGTCCAAGGCTTGACCAACTGA